The genomic stretch GAAGAACTAGTGGGTTTTCGTCAAGTACGTTTAAGGATTGACATCCAATTTCTATCACGATATTAATCGTCTTTATCAAGAGGGCAGAAGAGCAGAGTACTGCAATGCGTCTAATGCAGAAAGAACTCGAAGAACTCAAAGAAATTCGACAGAGAGAAGCTCGTCAAGCCCAAGAAGACCGTGAAGAACTTGTCATTTTCCGAGATCGTTGTAACAAATTagaggaggagagagagCATCGTCATGGATCGGTAGGAACCCGTTGTCTAACCTATTATTTCATCGGTTAATGACTTCTTCATCAGGTTGACTCAGAAGGCGTGGAACAGCTGCGAAGCGACATGGAGGGTCTTTTGGAAGAAATCAATGAGCTTGCGCGACGAAACGATGAATTGATGACTGCGAAGGAATCGGATAATGTATTGATTCGTGACTTGGACAACCAATTGAAAGAATACAAGCGCAAGTACGAACAGGCGAAGACAGAATTGCGCGGCATCAAAGGCAAGTTCTTTATATCGCGATAACATGTCTTAAAGAAATGACCTTTTTTGACTTAGCGACCTCGCAACTATTCCTACAAGCACCTAGATTTGACAAGGGTGAAGACCAGTTGCCTATGGCTTCTGATGGCGGCGTTCAGGACATCCACGTCACGGCATTCTTGTCTGCCATTGATAGTCTGCTTACCGCTGGACGTTCCAATGCCCCAACCCGAGTCCTGACCCCGATGAAGGCAGTGGTAAATGCCGTCACAAATATCATTGAGGATGTTAAAACATTTGAACGTCGATCCGCCAAAGATCGAGGTGACGTAGAGCTCGACACTCTCCAGTCATTGCGGGACAGGGCAGAAGCAACACTTAGCAATCTGGTTGCCGCAACGAAAACACACGCGTCAAGTTCGGGAATGTCTCCTGTCAGCCTTTTGGATGCAGCAGCTAGCCATGTTTCTGTTACCATCACTGAAATTGGCAGAACTATTTCTATCCGTAAGGCGACGAAAGCCGAGCAAGAGCAGGCATCGTATAATTCATATGCAGGCTCATCAAGTGGCGGCTTTTCACCTTCACTTCGGACGGTAGACGAGACACGATCGAGCCATCAACGAAAGGCAAGCCAGGCTTCGTCCTCGGGACGTGGGGGACGATTTTCTGAGTCTGGGTCGCCTCCCAGTCAGAGGTACATGGGGAGGCGGCCGCCTTCAGAAAATTCGAGCTCTGAACAGACGAACTCCCCGCCTCCTATATTTGATACACACAGTCACTCCGGCGGCGTTGTGAGTGACGACTCGGCGCAGGCTGATGGTTCAGAAGACGCATGGGCCGAATTGAAGGTATGTTATAGGTAGAACATATTGATTTTCGTGTGTTGAAGTTCTATCCTCTTCCAGCCTTATCTCGAAGCGCAAACCGAGTCCATCGTGTACGCAATTCAAAGCGTTCTTTCCGGTGTTCGAAGTCCTACTCCATCGCCTGCCTTAAATGAGAACCTTACTCAAATCATCACAATCGTATCGAGCATTGTCGCTGTTTGTAACGACAACCTCCCACCAGCGAGCGCACAGCAAGGCAAAGAGATTTTGAAAGAGCTTGCAGAGCAAGCGAATACTCTTAGTGAAATGCAAGCACTACCTGAAGTGACGAAGGAGTCACGGCAGATTATGGCCAAATCAAGTTTCGCCATCGCAAACGCCATGAAAGGCCTGATGAAACTGTGATtttgttcatcttcaatggCCACTGCACTTGTCTCCTTATACCATCAGGATATATTTAATTTTCTATGATCATATTCCAATACTTTCGTTCATATCTATCATAATATTTCTGGTGTAGTCCAGAAAATCCCCATCCATTTGTCATTGCCATCTATCATGCCATGCCATAATGTCTTTTCATGCATATTTCATGTCTGTACTACTATGCATCTATACCAACCTATTTTTTCATATTTTGCTTCAATTTGAGTGATCATTCTGCTGATTTCGGAAATGACGATTCTAGGTAATGTAGGTCGAGTTGGTTGGTCTTGAAGAAGCATTTCGAGAATATGATATCAGCATGACGCAGCGGCGCACATCTTTGCTGCTTTTGGTCAGACAAACTGATGGAAGTACGTGATTCCAGCGTTTGGGCAAGTGCCCCGTCAGTGCACTCAACGACGCGGTGTAAGATAAGCGTGGTGAGATTGTTACACAGTGTGGCATGGTAAGTGAATGGGTCGGGTAAGGTTTGTGCGCGCAACATTTCCAGGAGGGTGTCACCCACACAAATGTCTCCTCGGGCGTCGTATACCTCGAGCCGCCTAAGCGACGTTGAACAATCCTGTAGACACTGGATAAGCTGGTCCTGAGATATTCCTGTGTATTCCAGCATGAGGGATTGTAGATGGGATGCTGACCGCGTGATTAGATTATGAAAAGATGCCTGGGGCCATTTAACGTGGTCGATGAAACCGCAAGTGAAATTAAAATGGATCAACTTAGGCACAAATATGCGCTCCATGAGTAGTGATAGGCCTTCATCGAGCTTCAGTTGATAGATAGTTAGTGATTCGAGATAGGGGAGATGGGTATAAGGTAGTCGATCGTGCAAGGCGGGACCTTGTTGGCTTGAAATTGAATTGTTGGGCTCAAACAAGAGCTCCGGGTTATACGAGAAATGGCGTAAGTCCAAGTTAACTAGATTATCGCATCTCTGTAGAATCTCCAACGCGGTTTTAAGCGTGATCCATGTGTCGAGCAAAATATCGGTGAGATTGGCCCATGATACACGAAGATGCTGCATTCCGCTATCAAAGGGTGCATCCCATGAGCCCCATGAGCACCTGTTACTCCACTGTAATGTTCTTAGAGCGGGTGCATGACGCAGAAGAGTGTTAATACTTTGCGCTTCTTCCATTGACCAATTACCGATCTTGAATGACAGCAACTCGAGATTGGGTGCCTGGGATGAACAGAACTCGGCGAAGAGTCTGTTAGACGCTGGAAGAGTCATTGAAAGTCGGACCCAACGCTCTGATACATTAGAAAGCATATGCAGAATTGTCTGAACGATCTCACGCGCTTCTCGATTCAGATGAGAGAAAGGGTCAATCCATACAGTTATCGTAAGTGGTTGGAACGCCGAGCGTTTGAGCCATAGCTCAACTATGCAGGGATGGTTCATGCCGGTTGCGTGTGATACGTTTATTCTCAGAGATGACCAAAGACTCGAATCGGAAACGGCCACATGTCTCCAGGTTCTGCAAACCTGTATGAGGAGCATAGGGCCGGTGTTAGATGATATCGGATTGTCATCATGGTCTGAAGACAGCGTCCTCCTGAAGATATCTGACAGAATTTCTGGAGGAATTAAGTAAATGGACATGGGAGTGGATCGAAAAGTGTGTGCTGCAAGTTCCCGACTCGATAATTAGAAGTCTAATTATAGCGTGCAATCTTATCTAGACCAACCGTGGCGGTGTAAATGAGATGAGCACGTGATAACTAGCACGCCATAGCACGCAATCGTCTGAGTTTGAACGCGAGTACTTATAGCTTGGATATTTcggacgcgacgcgtttctgcctttcctcctcccctccatCCATGTTCAaatccccgtccccgtccccgtcctcCTTTTCTCGCTTTTGGAACGTGTCTTTCTCATTAACGAAGCACCTGGTCGACCCACATGATCAACGTGATCATTTTCAATGTCCGACGGCGGGTGTAAACCATGACCCAGTGAGCCAGGCTTCACTTTGAGCGCGGACCTCCTTGGGTGCCCTCAAATGGTTGGGGATTGGGGATTTTTTATCGGATCTCCGGCCCAATCATATCGTTCATCAGCATCCGATTTCTTCCGCAAGTCACTTTACCTGCCTACTCGAGTAGTCTAGTGTGACTTTTGTACGTATCAATTTGTTATCGTTACGTTGGCAAAATGCTATAAAATGAGTGTTTTTCTGTATCTCTTGGTCACTCGCAAAATGGTTTCTTCTCAGTCTTCCTCCGCATCTTCTCGCTCTGGCTCGCCAGACACCCGTGGAACAACTCCCTCCACCAGCTCTGAGTCTTTGCATTTGAGGGAAACTTATGCTGCTATCTCGATTTCTCAGTGCACTCCCGGCATTGTGCAACTGGTCTTCGATAAGCATGCGTCTTGCAACCGATTAGGCCTGTTGGTTGGCGAGAATCCCTTTTCAAGGGAAGAGTCTTCGTCTGTGCATCACCTCCCTGATGGTTCGACATACGCCATTTCATGCACATATCAGCGCTTCACTTGCGTGCGTTTTTTCATCCCCAAGTTCGGGTCTTAGATATTAACCACTGAGGACAAACAGCCGAAGCCAGTCGTTAGCACAGATCCCGTGGAAGCTTTTCGTCAtactcttttttcttccatctctCTTCGGTCCATTTTTTCTACTCATGTTAGCGACGAGATCACCTTGTACATCCTTGAGAGACCCCCGTTCGTCTACCCACCCCTTAGACATACGATTGCTAGCAGCCTTGCAGTCTCTGCCGATGGAACCTCGGGCAACATCCCTACTCTCGAAGACTGGAAGACACTATGGGCGAATTGGGATCTTATCACTCTCGAGATGATCCCTCCCTCTATGCTCCACCAGAAGCCTATTGACTTAAGACATAAATGTCTTTTCTATATAGGTCACATTCCAACGTAATGTCTCTCTAATGCCGGTTCATTTATCTGAATCCTCATTGTTCATTCAAGATTCTTGGATATGCTCATTTCCAAGTCCATCGGTGGTCAACCCACTGAACCAAAGTACTTCTGGAACATCTTTGAGGTATTAATCATTGCATTTTTGAGGAAGCTCAATTGACGTCGTTATCTTCGTTAAGAGAGGCATCGACCCTCACGTTGACGATCCTGATCATTGTCACGTAGGTGACTGTCCTCCAAATTCGTGGACTTTTGATAACTCACGTCTTTCATGTTTCAGAATCATTCAGAAGTTCCagagaaagatgaagattGGCCTACACTCGAAGCTATCATAGGGTTCCGCAATGGGGTCCGTGCCCGCCTCGAATGCCTTTATGACGATCTCGCCACCGGCAAGCGTACGCTCACGCGTAACATTGCAAGAACTTTGGTCATGACATACGAGCATGAAGGTTTTCATGTAGAAGTTGGTCTTCTATTCTACAAATGCGCTAACAACCCTGCTCACCTGCTATTACCAATCCCAGACACTCTTGTACATGCTTATTCAACGAGCGTGCAGTGGTACCCTCCCTCCGCCAGGTTTTACAGTTCCGCTTTGGGAAGAGCTTGCAGAGCAATGGGCCTCTTTACCTACACCTAGCACCTCTACCGTCGTGGTGGAACCTGCAAATCTGATCTTGGGTCATAACGACTCTGAAGGGGACGACAAACTTCCTCATCTATCAGAAAGTACTGTTCAAGGTCACACTTTTGGGTGGGATAACGAGAGCCCTGCTCGCCAGGTGCATGTGGAAGCTTTCAAAGCTGAGTGGCGCCCAGTGACAAATGGAGAGTTTGAACGCTTTTGGAGAGGACCCGGGAAAAACCTTGTTCAGGTACCCAAAAGTTGGGTTGTAGATGAACAGGGTGCTGTCCAGGTATGCACTATAAAATGCCAATGATATTTTAACTGATAGTTTCTCCTGCTATCCTCCTAGGTGCTCACCATGTACGGTCTCGTTACCATGCAAGTTGCAGAACACTGGCCAGTGCTTACCTCGTATGATGACCTTGAGGCATACGCCAAATTTAAAGGTGGCAGACTTCCTACTGAGCCTGAGTTGAGGCTCTTCCTAGACCTTTACGATGTCGGCCACGAAGGTGGGGCCAATGTAGGCTTCCGAAACTGGCATCCTGTCCCGTATGTAGCTCTTTCGATATTTGAAGGAAGTTGGTTTATTAAATGTTTTGTTCAGGGCGACCACGGGACTAGCAGAGTATGCCGGTAAAGGCTCAAATGGTGGAATCTGGGAATGGACTAGCACAGCATTTGACACTCACGATGGACTCGTACCAACACAGCTCTTCACTGGATATTCAACCGATTTCTTCGATGGAAAACATCAGGTTGCGGTGAGTCTGCTCAGTATTTGCTGGCTGTCGGGTTTCCTAATATTCGCTTTGTAATAGCTTGGTGCTTCGTACGCGACCATCCCTCGATTGGCAGGGCGTCGCACCGTCAGAAATTTCTATCAACATAATTATCCGTATCCGTGGATTGGGGCCAGAGTAGTGTATGACCTTTAAAGATTTGATTGCACGTTTTCCTTCTCTTAAGTTGTATTGTAGTTCCATTGTATTATGTATCTTCACCATCCCCAATTATCATATAGATATCTGTGTTATAGCGCAACGCGAAAGCAATAGATTAATATGAGAAATAAAGATAATGCTCCTAGAAATTGCAAAGAGTTGCTCGGTTATGATTCAAGCAGATAAAACCATATGCCAAAGAGTATGTTGGCGCAAAAACCGATAACGATTGCCATCGACATTTGGGTTCTGGAAGTTATATGTCAATTATCGTTAGAACGCTGGCGCAAAGTTTTGCGTGCACATACGAAATAATAGTATTGGAGGTCGGCTCTTGTTCAGTTCCATCCTCCCAGAATGCCGCAGGTTTCTCTGTACCCcagaagaaaaagggaaggaaaggaaagaagaaccCAGTCAGGACACCTTGAAGCAATGAAAAGTCACCTA from Psilocybe cubensis strain MGC-MH-2018 chromosome 2, whole genome shotgun sequence encodes the following:
- a CDS encoding hypothetical protein (Uncharacterized protein C3G9.05), with amino-acid sequence MKRQPSRAPSPTPTAFSGISNYRTDSYRPVRDAKGAPAVPTIDYRLVSKTHYGELGRYLANYLASAAPNSRSNARSKLTRLTIQQFHELSTDVYDELVRRKNEQEVPFLPVREEFHPKRNQARQKLATLPTTRFEDLSSDVYFELARRYPEFKEDPSGRGSNASNYDDYPAPDFPSNSAPRNAGGSRTSGRTSTDRDRPSDSGYGGSVSSRRPSQDRRRPSETDFNVGRRSEDAYRRPDDAYAARPPDDGLSAALASRRKPSQDITRRSEDRGRDFGRRPSQATSMTSDSTAMGSTAPSQSTTATSAVIIPNKSTMEEEYIDIPYGREGRESGVTTIDDRERAGDIGRLGNGADTEPDSASDYPSPMSAVTPPAGLGGLSARLQGVEDEDDIGPGNRSGDELYDKYGRSSVDSSRSAGQNVIGSRMMTRMSTSEDTEKMRREYEYKIATMQNQITTLQRDLGDSNEAERKRKESEARVSQLEEELVGFRQRAEEQSTAMRLMQKELEELKEIRQREARQAQEDREELVIFRDRCNKLEEEREHRHGSVDSEGVEQLRSDMEGLLEEINELARRNDELMTAKESDNVLIRDLDNQLKEYKRKYEQAKTELRGIKATSQLFLQAPRFDKGEDQLPMASDGGVQDIHVTAFLSAIDSLLTAGRSNAPTRVLTPMKAVVNAVTNIIEDVKTFERRSAKDRGDVELDTLQSLRDRAEATLSNLVAATKTHASSSGMSPVSLLDAAASHVSVTITEIGRTISIRKATKAEQEQASYNSYAGSSSGGFSPSLRTVDETRSSHQRKASQASSSGRGGRFSESGSPPSQRYMGRRPPSENSSSEQTNSPPPIFDTHSHSGGVVSDDSAQADGSEDAWAELKPYLEAQTESIVYAIQSVLSGVRSPTPSPALNENLTQIITIVSSIVAVCNDNLPPASAQQGKEILKELAEQANTLSEMQALPEVTKESRQIMAKSSFAIANAMKGLMKL
- a CDS encoding Ergothioneine biosynthesis protein 1, with product MVSSQSSSASSRSGSPDTRGTTPSTSSESLHLRETYAAISISQCTPGIVQLVFDKHASCNRLGLLVGENPFSREESSSVHHLPDGSTYAISCTYQRFTCPKPVVSTDPVEAFRHTLFSSISLRSIFSTHVSDEITLYILERPPFVYPPLRHTIASSLAVSADGTSGNIPTLEDWKTLWANWDLITLEMIPPSMLHQKPIDLRHKCLFYIGHIPTFLDMLISKSIGGQPTEPKYFWNIFERGIDPHVDDPDHCHNHSEVPEKDEDWPTLEAIIGFRNGVRARLECLYDDLATGKRTLTRNIARTLVMTYEHEGFHVETLLYMLIQRACSGTLPPPGFTVPLWEELAEQWASLPTPSTSTVVVEPANLILGHNDSEGDDKLPHLSESTVQGHTFGWDNESPARQVHVEAFKAEWRPVTNGEFERFWRGPGKNLVQVPKSWVVDEQGAVQVLTMYGLVTMQVAEHWPVLTSYDDLEAYAKFKGGRLPTEPELRLFLDLYDVGHEGGANVGFRNWHPVPATTGLAEYAGKGSNGGIWEWTSTAFDTHDGLVPTQLFTGYSTDFFDGKHQVARNAKAID